The following proteins are co-located in the Castanea sativa cultivar Marrone di Chiusa Pesio chromosome 8, ASM4071231v1 genome:
- the LOC142607769 gene encoding peroxidase 4-like encodes MAAHSTSHSASSSLLIVLLAVLVIFTRSSSAKLSTNFYSKSCPKVFSTVQSVVHSAISKQPRQGASLLRLHFHDCFVNGCDGSILLDDTPTFTGEKTAGPNNGSIRAFEVVDEIKSKVEKECPGVVSCADILAIAARDSVKILGGPKWDVKLGRRDSKTASLSAANSGVIPPPTSTLSNLINRFKAKGLSTKDMVALSGAHTIGQARCTIFRDRIYKDKNIDSSFAKTRQNKCPKTTGLPGDNKIAPLDLQTPTAFDNYYYKNLIKQKGLLRSDQQLFNGGSTDSLVKKYSEDTETFYSDFVNAMIKMGDIQPLSGSSGEIRKNCRKVNN; translated from the exons ATGGCTGCTCATTCTACTTCTcattctgcttcttcttctctactCATAGTTTTATTAGCAGTTCTCGTGATTTTCACTCGGAGCTCCTCTGCTaaactctctacaaatttctaCTCTAAAAGCTGTCCAAAGGTGTTTAGCACCGTTCAATCAGTTGTTCATTCTGCCATTTCGAAACAACCCCGCCAGGGTGCTTCTCTGCTTCGCCTCCACTTTCATGATTGTTTTGTCAAT GGTTGTGATGGGTCGATACTCTTGGATGACACTCCAACCTTCACAGGCGAGAAAACAGCAGGTCCCAACAATGGATCAATTAGGGCATTCGAGGTTGTTGATGAAATAAAGTCCAAGGTCGAGAAAGAATGCCCCGGAGTGGTTTCATGCGCTGATATCTTAGCCATAGCTGCTCGAGACTCTGTTAAAATT CTTGGAGGGCCCAAATGGGATGTCAAACTTGGAAGAAGAGATTCCAAGACAGCAAGCCTGTCTGCTGCCAACAGTGGGGTCATCCCTCCCCCCACTTCTACCCTTAGCAATCTCATTAATAGATTTAAAGCAAAAGGTCTCTCCACCAAGGACATGGTTGCCTTGTCAG GAGCCCACACAATTGGGCAAGCAAGGTGTACAATTTTTAGAGATCGcatatataaagataaaaatattgaTAGTTCATTTGCCAAGACTAGGCAGAATAAATGTCCAAAGACTACTGGCCTTCCAGGAGATAACAAGATTGCACCTCTAGATCTCCAAACTCCTACAGCTTTTGACAACTATTACTACAAGAACCTTATCAAGCAAAAGGGTCTTCTTCGCTCCGATCAACAATTGTTCAATGGTGGATCCACTGATTCATTGGTTAAAAAATACAGTGAGGATACTGAGACCTTCTATTCTGACTTTGTCAATGCAATGATCAAAATGGGAGACATACAGCCCCTCAGTGGATCAAGTGGTGAAATTAGGAAGAACTGCAGGAAGGTGAATAATTAA
- the LOC142606211 gene encoding peroxidase 4-like: MAASNSHSASSFLFIVSFAVLVIFTGSSSAQLSKNFYSKSCPKVFSTVKSVVHSAISKQPRQGASLHRLHFHNCFVNQGCDGSVLLDDTPTFTGEKTAAPNNGSIRAFEVVDEIKSKIEKECPGVVSCADILAIAARDSVKILGGPKWDVKLGRRDSKTASFSAANNGVIPPPSSTLSILITRFKAKGLSTKDMVALSGAHTIGKARCIIFRDRIYNDTNIDISFAKTRQNKCPRTTGLPGDNKISHLDLQTPTAFDNYYYKNLIKQKGLLRSDQQLFNGGSTKSLVKKYSQDTETFYFDFVNAMIKMGDIQPLTGSSGEIRKNCRKMNN, encoded by the exons ATGGCTGCTTCTAATTCTCATTCTGCCTCTTCATTCCTATTCATAGTCTCATTTGCTGTTCTCGTGATTTTCACGGGGAGCTCCTCTGCTCAACTCTCtaaaaatttctactctaaaaGTTGTCCAAAGGTGTTTAGCACCGTTAAATCGGTTGTGCATTCTGCGATTTCAAAACAACCCCGCCAGGGTGCTTCTCTGCATCGCCTCCACTTTCATAATTGTTTTGTCAAT CAGGGTTGTGATGGGTCGGTACTCTTGGATGACACTCCAACTTTCACAGGCGAGAAGACAGCAGCTCCCAACAATGGATCAATTAGGGCATTCGAGGTTGTTGATGAAATAAAGTCCAAGATCGAGAAAGAATGCCCCGGAGTGGTCTCATGTGCTGATATCTTAGCCATTGCTGCTCGGGACTCTGTTAAAATT CTTGGAGGGCCCAAATGGGATGTCAAGCTTGGAAGAAGAGATTCCAAAACAGCAAGCTTTTCTGCTGCCAACAATGGGGTCATCCCTCCCCCCTCTTCTACCCTTAGCATTCTCATTACTAGATTTAAAGCAAAAGGTCTCTCTACCAAGGACATGGTTGCGTTGTCAG GAGCCCACACGATTGGGAAAGCAAGGTGTATAATTTTTAGAGATCGCATATATAATGATACAAATATTGATATTTCATTTGCCAAGACTAGACAGAATAAATGTCCAAGGACTACTGGCCTTCCAGGAGATAACAAGATTTCACATCTAGATCTCCAAACTCCTACAGCTTTTGACAACTATTACTACAAGAACCTTATCAAGCAAAAGGGTCTTCTTCGCTCTGATCAACAATTGTTCAATGGTGGATCCACTAAATCATTAGTTAAAAAATACAGCCAGGATACTGAGACCTTCTATTTTGACTTTGTCAACGCAATGATCAAAATGGGAGACATACAGCCCCTTACTGGATCAAGTGGTGAAATTAGGAAGAACTGCAGGAAGATGAATAATTAA